GGGTATTcggtcattttaatttttttccttatgctattacaacatcattccatttaaccaaacacaagaatactattacagttctattccattccattcaaccaaacagttgaattacttattacagctctattccattacagctctattctaTTACAACTTTATTCAATTACAGTCTTATTCCATTACAGCCAACCAAACGTAATGTTAAGTTTTCATGCCCTTGCGGTCATAGGCAAGCAATTACCACCCATCCAATGAAATATTGTTACCAAACACGTGGCGTTTTCCTATTTGTTTACTTTAAAAAGTTGGGTGTTATCTGTCATGTAGGCCCACTTTGCTACTTTTTCTACATTTGTCTTTCAAcgatcatttttattttattttttaataaaaacgtTTCCTATCATTTTGGATGTAGCAAATgtcgtatgtatgtatgtatgtatgtatgcatgcttCATAGTTTTGTTTTACTCTCAATGTTATTTTGTCCTctattatttgtttaattttgtgaaagtctttATTCTGTAAACAAGAAAAATCATTATAATCTTTAATAAATATTGGGCAATTGATTTGGTTTATTCATTTAGATTCTACTTTATTCATACTTTCTTTTcttaaaattttgattgatttaatcGGTAAGAAGAAATTTTATCTATCTCCCAATTCGATATTAAGTAAATTGGTTTTCTTAAAAAAGAtcgtaataatttaatttttatcaatttgaaagCGAGAAATTAATCACGAATTAATACTTTTCATCAATTGTacgtaattttaattaatatataataataaatttagccttcaaactttacacattctatcattattttacaaatttagCCTGCAACATTTGTACGCTaaatttgttgaatattttttaaGAATCAAGACCAAATTGAAAAAACATATAAACATCGAGGGCTAATTTGTAGTTACACTAATCAAAATTATGTATGATTAACGTAAAACATTAATAATATGATTAATTATCCTTAGTATTAATTGCTCATTTTAAAATTGATAGAGATTAAATTGTTCGAGACTTTTTTGAAATAATCCAATTGGAGAGATCTTTTTACCGATCTAGTACTAtctaaaaatttgattaaaatatcaatataaaaatatttttaatactagAATGATTTGTGAAGTATAAATATGTTagttatattactattattttgcTTTTGATAATTACAACCATTAGTTAGAGTTTCTTGATAGAAAATGATTTATAGTTATATAAAAATGAAACGTACATACTAATATGATTATGAGTTAGATCTATAATTGGTGTTTAACACCAAATCTCTAGCTTAATAAATGAGCATACATCATTACAGTTATTACAAAataatagaattaatttaatataaaaagttgatttttttaacaattttattataagttataattatatatgtttttttacATACCTATAATTTATtcccaactcataaataggaggataatgtatTTCAGTACACTTGAATCCATATCTTCCTGCATTGATAATCGAAATAAAAGTTAATCGGgtcaatataataattatttaatacccAAAGAGATAAACAAGCAAAAGAATTGATgcttttggtaataaaataataaatgatgagTTAGCTCCCAATAAAAATTGGATGAGGATCGTTTCAAACAATGTAACATGACAACCTCGACCCTTGAAAATTAAGTAaccatattattttattttaatttaatgttctCCCTATCTGTATGTATTTTTTTGGAAAAAGATTTATCTATTAGAGTCATTTTCCATGATAGTTACTtggtgtattatatatatatattggcctTAGTTTTCATCATAATAAACAATATTACTTTCATCCTTTTGGTATCATAAACTGACAATTAAAGAATATTTCTTAATGTAGATTAAGAAAAGTAAGTTGCGTAATTTATAtaattgattgaattgaaaatcgataattaaattaataaaatatatttaaaaattaaggaaaaaatcattgattttattttcttataaacaatATTTTAAGGGATAGTTGGGGTTAATATAGATGGAAGgacattaatttaatttcaagctTGCAAAAGCCTATTGCTAGAGTCATTGTAGAGCATCTGGACCATAATAAAAGGACCAAGTGACATTTTTTAATGGTATGTTATTTATGGGTAAATTCCATCTAAgttcattaaattatttaaaagttttcattttagttactgaattatttgaaagtttttatttaagttataggtctgttaagtattttttttaaagttcaacTACAAAGCTCTAAGTGACGATTCGACGATCGGAATGGTGGATAAGAATCCTCAATAAGTAGAAAAATATATCTTAGATCCAAGTCAATGTAACGGCCAATGTCGGAAATCAAAGATGAAAATTGTTTGGATTTTGGTTCACAGATTTGTGATGTTTAAAActgtttcacaaaaaaaaaaaaactaaattgaagaagagaagagaatagttcaatgactattttgtaactttttaaaattgagtgaCAAAACGTAAACTTACCAATAATTTAATAGCATTAAGTGTAGCTTACTTTTTTTTAACTTAATGATATATTCAAATAATAGATTTTAATACATACATtaagaatataaataaaataaatatataatattttaagggATAAATTGGTAATTTTAAAAGGTAAGATGACATAGAATGAAATAAGCAATTATCAAAATTTCTCACCACCAATTTTCTAAAAGAAATAATCTTTTTCATTCAGAAATGATCAGTGTTATATTTGGATCTCAATCAAAACTATCTATTACATTAATGTCgtttttatgattatatatcaaTTTACTATTAAACTCGTTTTTCAAAAAGTATAAAGATATAGAAACCCCACATGTACTAAGCATGACCCTAATCTTTTATCATCAAAATTGGCCAACAAAACAATCATTTGAAGACAATTTTGAGGTTAAGAAATGTTTGAAAGCAATGCAAGTTGATGAGTTGCCCCAACTTCTAAGGCTCTGAGAACTCCAAGCAATTTTCCAAAAGGCCAAGCTGTAAAGCCAATGGGGAATTGTCCCACACACCATGATTGATGGGTGAAAGGAAAATATACTTCTAAAACTTATTAGTGTGAGAGAGAGTCTCTTCTTTAATTTTATGGAATTGAGAACCTCTCAATTCCTTTCTTTCATAATGGACTTTTGAAAGTGATGAATTTTAAtgtctttttttttatattttttttttatgttcagGATTGCTGGTTAGggcaaagttaaaaaaaaaatttttgagggtgaaattaaattatgtatttttataagagttaaaatataatttcaccattgtattaattaatatatttataatttttaaaagattaaattaaaattttatcatttttgagaGGGCAAAGTGCAATTTGCCATATACTAAcctataattttatacattttaaagagtaaaaattataattttcttattttaagGGGCACCAAGGCTCTTGCCTGCACCCTTTGGTATTGTCACTATTTATGGTTATCCTTCTTAATTATAAGTCTTACTATTACACTCAACCACTTGTTGGTATTACAATTATTATTCATAAAATtaagtttttaaatttaatattattatgctaTTTTGTAGTAAtttgattaataaataaaatctaGACTAATAATCAAAATATATCTTAAATGAGTTCACATGTGGTgaaatttaaatcaaaataaaatttgaaacaaCAATCACATATATgtaaatatacataataatcAAGGGCAAAGCCAATAATTTTTTTAGGAGAGCCAGatttaatttgtatatttttatgatagtaaaaatgtgATTTCACCATTTCAAtatcttatatatttataattttaaatgattaaattaatttttattattttagaggatcaaagtataattttatatttactaatttaaaattttataaaatttaaaaggatttaaataaaaaattattttaaaaggagTCGAGTCCTGCTAATCCCGGACTCTGCTCTGATAATAGCACTCGAACTTGAGGGATCAAAATCCGAAAAATTAAGCATACTTTAAATAActtatttactattattttattgttttctaACGTAACTATTGATTAAAAAATATAGAGAGTAATTAACATcattctaaaaatattttatatttaaaaatattatttggtattttaaaaattacaagtGAGATTAAAAATCATTATatatcttaattattttttatttttaaaatatcaaaccttaaatcaaataataataaatatagagaATTCAACTTAAATATGAAATCATAAATAATCTAAAAGTTTACCCATACCATAAAATGCCACTTTAATTcaacaaaataacatttttttctttgaGAAAATGGAGAAGGATGAAATTATGCCAACCCACCCTATGAagcagaataaataaataaataaataaataaataaataaacctcatagtgcCAATGAAAGTCAAaggatgaaattaaaaaatattaatttaattagtatttTGTGGTGTGAAAGAGGCAAAATTGGGTGCATCAACTTCAAACGTTgacttataattaaataatacaaaTATCCATTTACTAAATACTATATGATCTTTTTGAATAATAGAGATATTTAGCCAATAGCTAACCACCCTCACAAATTTAAATACTTATTGTTTATGCAATGTGAtatattttcaaagttagaaatatttaaattcaattaaaatattaattaaaaattatttcatctACAATTGAGTATTAGTTCGATTGGCATAAGTATCGTTGTTAATATAAGAGGACATGGGTTTGAGTGtattgaagcgcattatccttttatttatgaGTTGGGGTGAGACTATGGGTAATTGATCAGAATCTATAATGAGattctaatttatttttaaatcaagaaattcctttagTGATTAGAATATGATAATATGATGAAAATATTATGTAAAGTGCATGAACATTAcattaagaaaatataaaaaatggtataaataatatataaatataatttatccATAAATTAATTGATTAGACAATGATGCAATACCATCCATGTTCACATTTAGGATCAAAATGTCCTCTTCAATAGATTTATATTATACTATAtgcatttaattttataatattaggtATATATATGTAACAAACAATATTAGGTATATCTTgcctttttttttataaaaaatatatgtataattcaaaaatatatatatatatatatatatcttgatTGAGTATTAACTCGTTTAGTATTGACATTGTTGTCGGTGTAAGAGGGCGTGAATTTGAGCATGTTAAAACGTATTTATTCTCTTATTTAAGGGTTGAGAGAAATTATCGtaatctatgatttttactcGTTAAAACCATTGATTCTAGAATTAAGGTAAATGTATTTTGTATTTCAATCTCTTtcaagaaaatttaaaataataatttgtttttatttaataaattattttcatGCAATTTACATCAACATAAAGTgtaaattagtttaaaattttaaaatattttatactttaatattaaaattaagagCTTTTGTGAGTCAAAATCATAGGTTAGggctttaactaaaaaaattgtAAGTACTTATTTAAATAAAGTATAATAGTTTAAGGACTTTTTAATatattaacttaaaaatattattttaaatgcaaaatatttaaaatatataattaaatgataattaataaaTGCTTATAAACACTAAATAAGCAATTAACTTAACCCAGAAGCAAACGAGGAAAAAAAGATTAGGACTAAACAAAAATAAAGTGAATTTACTTGCTTGGTCAAATAAGTTTAAttgaaattttggataaaaaaataTTATCCAATGACTCGATTTATGACTACTtctaataatcaaatcataagtacgatatattatatatattttaataatttttatagaaaaattagATTAACTAGAAACTGTCACGTTCTATCGGTTGATTGGTTTGTATCAATTAACGTGATCAATGATGGAAAATATTAACGAAAggcttaattgattattttagtTAACAACAAGGGCTTATGTGCGAATTTAATATGgaggcttaattgatttttttttgcatttttaaggaattttttaacaaattaattttaacagtgattacaattcaatttaaaatttgaaatttgatcgAAAAGTAAGAGGAGttaattcctaaaaataaaaatatagaactaaatttcaaaattatgaaatataCATGGACTTAGAACAAATTTTAAcccataataaaaatattaaaatttatataaaatctagTGAAACTCTTTCTTTGGATTATTTTCCCTTCCCCTTTTGTTTAACACCGCCCTTGTAGTAGTTGTTAACCATTTAACCCCATGGTCCCTTCTCTCTTTTTATTCTTccatttttgttcatctttccaACGTTCACTCTGTTTTCTTCTTTCTCTCTCCCTTTATTATATATAAACATCCGTTCTTTTCTCTTTCACCAACTGGTTTTTCTTTAGCTCTTCAAAAATCAAATCAATTCCCTTCCTAACTGTTAAAAGAAATCTCCAATTTTGATCCTTTTTTAAACTACCCTCTTTGATTCAATATTCCCAAGATTGtttttttgtttatattaaagaaaaCCCGGAGAGAACACAAATTCATTTTCTGGGTTGGTTTGTTTTTTTGTAATCAATtcgaaaattttaagtttttttttttaaatggtggTGAAGATGATGAGGTGGCGACCATGGCCGCCTCTATTATCAAAAAAATACGAGGTGAAGTTAATTGTAAGGAGGCTAGAAGGGTGGGATCCGGTGAGGGAAAGTACAGATAAGCCGGAGAAATTAACGGTGGAGATTCGATGGAAAGGTCCAAAGGCTTCCCTTAGTTCTTTAAGACGAACGGTCAAGAGGAATTTCACGAAAGAAGCCGACTCCGGGgaccaaaacggcgtcgttctaTGGGATGAAGAGTTCCAAACTCTTTGTAGCTTATCGGCTTATAAAGAAAACGTTTTTCATCCATGGGAGATCACTTTCTCTGTCTTGAATGTAAGTCCCAAAATTTAATCTTTAAGAATTCTTGGCTATATTTTGGCATTTTCTTATGTTTCTTTGATTGGTCTGAAAATTTGGGATGAAGATTCTTTTTGTTCTGTAAGAATTTCATCAGATTGGGTTTACTTTTAGATTTTAGAATCATTTTGTACTGTTAAAACTGGTTGAATTGAATGAATCTTTTTTCAAGCTAATTAGATTggtttgttggaattattgctAATTTTATTACATGTTTGTTGGACTAATTGTGTTAAGTCTTAGCTTTACATAAACATGATTATGTGTAGAAACTGGGGTTCATTAACTGATCATTTGAGGGATTAGGGATTTGGACATGGATGAAGCTTTTTCGAGCTAATAGGAACTGGTTTTCATGGTGCAGGGCTTGAATCAGGGAGCTAAGAACAAGTTTCCTTTGATCATTGGGACAGcatcgatgaatctcggtgaatATGCTTCTTCTTCAGAACAGAAAGAGTTCGAGTTAAATGTCCCACTCACAGTCTCCGCTGGTGCTACCAAGCCTGGTCTGCAACTTTGTGTATGTGTCTTTTGTGCAGAACTATGATTGATTCATCGTTCTtttgttttttatgttttgttctaATTTTAGGGTCTTGTTGATTGTTTAGATATCGCTTAGTTTGTTGGAATTACGAGCTGCTCAAGAAACTGTTGAGCCGGTACAAAGAGCATTAGTACCCATTGTTGCATCGCCTCTTCCGGTCTCAATGGAAAAGGATGAGGTTTCGGCGATTAAAGCTGGTCTTAGGAAAGTGAAAATTTTTACGGAGTATGTTTCTACAAGGACAGCAAAAAAGGCTTGTCGTGAAGATGAGGGAAGTGAAGGAAGGTGTTCTGCTAGGAGTGATGATGGTGAGTATCCGTTGGACACAGATTCACTTGATGAATTTGACGAAGGAGAATCAGATGAGGGAAAGGATGATTCGGTTGTTCGAAAGTCATTTAGTTACGGTACTTTGGCGTATGCAAATTTTGCTGGAGGATCGTTTTACTCCAGTTTGAAGATCGAGGAAGGTGAGGATTGGGTTTACTACAGCAATTGTAAATCTGATGTTGGCTGCTCAAATGTCGAGGATTCTGCTACATCAGTGTCGGAGCCTTCATTCCTGCAGAGTTCGAAACGCAGCATTTTGCCTTGGAGAAAAAGGAAACTGAGTTTCAGATCCCCGAAAGCCAAAGGGGAACCATTGTTGAAGAAATCCTATGGAGAAGAAGGTGGAGATGACATTGATTTTGACCGCCGTCAACTTAGCTCGGATGAATCTCTTGCACTCGGGGTAAGAATCATTTTTCGATGTTTTTCTCGTAAAGTTTAAATTGCATGTGTTTATGTATCTGATTTGGGATTTTGATATTGGCAGTGGCACAAAGATGAAGATTCATCTGCTAATCGTTCTTCGGTTTCTGAATTCGGGGATGATAATTTTGCTGTCGGGACTTGGGAACAAAAAGAAGTGGTAAGCCGTGATGGACACATGAAGCTTCAAGTGCAAGTCTTCTTTGCTTCTATTGATCAACGAAACGAGCGAGCGGCCGGTGAAAGTGCATGTACGGCCCTTGTTGCTGTTATTGCCGATTGGTTTCAGAACAATCGTGATCTGATGCCAATTAAGTCTCAACTTGATAGTTTGATCAGAGACGGCTCGCTGGAATGGAGGAATCTCTGTGAAAATGAGACCTATCGGGAGCGGTTCCCCGACAAGCACTTTGATCTCGAAACTGTTCTCCAAGCAAAAATACGTCCCCTTACTGTAGTTCCAAGAAAGTCCTTTATTGGGTTTTTCCATCCGGAGGGAATGGATGAGGAAAAGTTTGATTTTTTGCATGGTGCAATGTCTTTTGATAACATTTGGGACGAGATCAATCGTGCCGGTGAAGAATGTCTAAAAAGTGGTGAATCGCATGTTTACATCGTTAGTTGGAACGACCATTTTTTTATCCTTAAGGTCGAACCGGAAGCTTACTACATCATCGACACATTGGGAGAGCGGCTTTACGAAGGATGCAATCAAGCTTACATTTTGAAATTCGACAACAATACCGTAATTCACAAGCTACCAAATGCAACTCAATCATCAGACGAGAAACCAACCGGTGATCAGCAGGTAGCACCAGCTACGACCGAACCGAAAATTTCACAGGCTGAACAAGTCAACGGTAAGGAAGAGGGTTCTGTTTCAGGATCCGTAGTAACCAAGCCCGCGGAACCTGAGGAGGTTGTTTGTCAAGGAAAAGAGTCTTGCAAGGAATACATAAAGAGCTTCTTAGCTGCTATACCTATTAGGGAAATGCAAGCTGATATTAAGAAGGGTTTAATGGCATCGACACCGTTACATCACCGATTACAAATCGAATTCCACTATACCGAGTTCTGGCAACCAAAACCCGAGACTTCTGCAACTCCGATGACAACAACAAAACCGCTGTTGGTTGAAGTTCCGTTAACCGAAGTTGCTGCATAGAGAAAACTTACTGTAAATTCTAGGAGAGTGTTATTTACCCTAACTTCTTTTAACAAAAGAGGAGCTCGTTGTTATGTTATTTGAACTCGGGTGTATGTTTAAACAGGGATTATGTTTTAATCTTTGTCAAAATATTCTTGTGTAGTAAAAAGGTAAACTACACTAGTAGTTATCCAACTATTAGTAGTTTTTTTgtcacttaattatgaaaagttacaaaagtaTTACATGATTATTCAAtcttttaaaattgatataatagtAACTTTAACCTTTAACATTTAGATattatgtcaatttagtcttaattctagaaatttaacttttaacatttacatattgtgtaatttaatttttgtgtaattttgtttttatttgtgaTCTTTTacttaaaccccaaaaaaatctcataaatttaattgaaaatatgcaaaaatatGGAAACGCTTAATATTCTTTTAAaaggtaaaattaaaaaaaattacaatgtgTTAATATTTGagagttaaattttttaaaagtagATTAAATTGACATAATTTATAAACGTTGAGAgttaaattactattttaaaaGCTActataaaattgaataattaaatgataaaaaaataccAATAATTGGGTTACAACCACAAAGTATAGTTTACCCATAAATAAAATCTAGAAACAGTTACTATGATATAATGGATTCCAATTTCCCATATGATTTGCTGATGACTATTATGATTTTCTGACTAAAAAcccagattttcttttctttttctctgtaTCCTGCAGAAGGTAAAGCTGAACTTTTCCATGGTTGGTGTTTGGATGGCGAGAAAAAAGAagattctttggaacacatggtCCATTTTATTTTTCAAGGGAAAAAAAAGGAAACTTTCTTGTAAAGTtgcttattttttattctttcaatcaCTTTCTTATCTGCCAAAACCTCGTGAACAAGTTGAATTATTATACCAAACACGTTGTGGCTATAGCTTCTGAATTATTCCTTTACTGTTATTCAAACATTCATTTTCTGGTTACCCTGCCGTTGGGACACTGTTCACGAAAGAATATAAA
This is a stretch of genomic DNA from Gossypium arboreum isolate Shixiya-1 chromosome 11, ASM2569848v2, whole genome shotgun sequence. It encodes these proteins:
- the LOC108474162 gene encoding uncharacterized protein LOC108474162 isoform X2 — its product is MNLGEYASSSEQKEFELNVPLTVSAGATKPGLQLCISLSLLELRAAQETVEPVQRALVPIVASPLPVSMEKDEVSAIKAGLRKVKIFTEYVSTRTAKKACREDEGSEGRCSARSDDGEYPLDTDSLDEFDEGESDEGKDDSVVRKSFSYGTLAYANFAGGSFYSSLKIEEGEDWVYYSNCKSDVGCSNVEDSATSVSEPSFLQSSKRSILPWRKRKLSFRSPKAKGEPLLKKSYGEEGGDDIDFDRRQLSSDESLALGWHKDEDSSANRSSVSEFGDDNFAVGTWEQKEVVSRDGHMKLQVQVFFASIDQRNERAAGESACTALVAVIADWFQNNRDLMPIKSQLDSLIRDGSLEWRNLCENETYRERFPDKHFDLETVLQAKIRPLTVVPRKSFIGFFHPEGMDEEKFDFLHGAMSFDNIWDEINRAGEECLKSGESHVYIVSWNDHFFILKVEPEAYYIIDTLGERLYEGCNQAYILKFDNNTVIHKLPNATQSSDEKPTGDQQVAPATTEPKISQAEQVNGKEEGSVSGSVVTKPAEPEEVVCQGKESCKEYIKSFLAAIPIREMQADIKKGLMASTPLHHRLQIEFHYTEFWQPKPETSATPMTTTKPLLVEVPLTEVAA
- the LOC108474162 gene encoding uncharacterized protein LOC108474162 isoform X1 → MVVKMMRWRPWPPLLSKKYEVKLIVRRLEGWDPVRESTDKPEKLTVEIRWKGPKASLSSLRRTVKRNFTKEADSGDQNGVVLWDEEFQTLCSLSAYKENVFHPWEITFSVLNGLNQGAKNKFPLIIGTASMNLGEYASSSEQKEFELNVPLTVSAGATKPGLQLCISLSLLELRAAQETVEPVQRALVPIVASPLPVSMEKDEVSAIKAGLRKVKIFTEYVSTRTAKKACREDEGSEGRCSARSDDGEYPLDTDSLDEFDEGESDEGKDDSVVRKSFSYGTLAYANFAGGSFYSSLKIEEGEDWVYYSNCKSDVGCSNVEDSATSVSEPSFLQSSKRSILPWRKRKLSFRSPKAKGEPLLKKSYGEEGGDDIDFDRRQLSSDESLALGWHKDEDSSANRSSVSEFGDDNFAVGTWEQKEVVSRDGHMKLQVQVFFASIDQRNERAAGESACTALVAVIADWFQNNRDLMPIKSQLDSLIRDGSLEWRNLCENETYRERFPDKHFDLETVLQAKIRPLTVVPRKSFIGFFHPEGMDEEKFDFLHGAMSFDNIWDEINRAGEECLKSGESHVYIVSWNDHFFILKVEPEAYYIIDTLGERLYEGCNQAYILKFDNNTVIHKLPNATQSSDEKPTGDQQVAPATTEPKISQAEQVNGKEEGSVSGSVVTKPAEPEEVVCQGKESCKEYIKSFLAAIPIREMQADIKKGLMASTPLHHRLQIEFHYTEFWQPKPETSATPMTTTKPLLVEVPLTEVAA